The Alosa alosa isolate M-15738 ecotype Scorff River chromosome 11, AALO_Geno_1.1, whole genome shotgun sequence sequence CTAAACGTGGGgcccatgaacatgcccccagaatgtagcactgtagctgaacatgggggctcatgaacatgcacTGTGGGTGCTAGCAGCTCTAGCTGTTTGCTGCAGCAGCTGTAGTTAGAAGAGATTGTTTTGTTGTAACGACAGTACTCGTGACTTCGAGAAACAAAGATCCATGTGAAAAattgccggaattctcctttaagaacaataattcataatttCTTTAACCTTGCATGTCCCACCCGGTCGTGCCCTGAGATGACAACTAGTGTGCTGCAGTTAATTGCTCTATGGTGACTATCAGTGCGCTCAGGTGCtgtgtgacctctgacccctgtcTCAGGTGGTGCAGCTGCTTGGCGCGGTGGCCTGCATCCTCTCCACCATATCCCTCTCCTGCCTCAGTTTCAACTGCTCCATCACCATGACCACGCCACTGTGGGCCAGCCTGTTTGTGAGTGAAACCCTAGACTCAGATCGGTCTTTGCAGCCCATTCCCATCAGACTGCTTTGGGCTGTCAGGGATTGCTCTGGAATAATTTACCTTCACAGGACATTGTAGCAGAGGCCTTCAATACTGTAGTGTATTTTCATGTGTGCTGCACGGCTATCAAATTCCATCAAATGGGTATCCATGGGTAACAAACTCCATGAGCCTTTTTATGTGTGTTCTATGGGTACCAAATGAATGACCTTGGTGTGACTTACTTCCTCTACAAAGTCATCAACTGGTACACAACAAATTGCATTTGTTAATGTAACTAACCGACAGGACTTGTTTAGTTTTTGGCAAATGGTCGTAAGAATGAAAAGTTGCTCAAACAGTGATATAGCAGCTGAGTGAGCGcatttgtatatattttttcttacaGTACATTTTCTGCGGTTGTCTTGCCATTGAAATGCAGCGGAAACCAACAAAAATAAAAGTGAGATTGATTGAGATTTCCCCTTATAAGTTAACTGAGTTGAACTGAGTTGTTAAAAGTATTGAGATTCATGGCGTGTCTGTATAACCCGAGCACAGGCCATGATTCTGATGGGCCTCACTGTTCTCTGCTTCCTACTGGGACTAGTGGCTCTCCTCAccttcacactcaaacacaccaaACCAGCCACTGttcagcaggtgtgtgagtgtttgtatgtgtgtctgtatatgtaggctatatacgTACATGTGTGTTCAGAATGCCTGTCTATATATGCTTCAAGTGTGACTACACCAGACATAAATCTTTCACAATAATGTATGTGATTCTAATGAATGATAAATGCTTATCAAaatcatctctgtctctcctctctctccgtttCTGTCATTTGTTGCCGCCCCCTATCCCACCCTCAGCGTGCTGGCTTGTATGTGCTGAAGGGCAGCTCCATCCTCTTCATGCTCCTGTGTCTGTTGGCCTCGCTGTACACATTCTTAGTGACATGGAGGGGTCTGCAGCGCTACAGCGCCTCCTACAGACAGGACTACACCAGTGTACTACAGGTGCACAAACAGACCCACCATACCACACATGAACATTGCATGTATTTTCACTTATACTCTTGTAAAGCATTTGGTTGCATGCTTACATACGTAGGAGTCCTAACTGACACACAGAGCACCCAAATACAAAGAGAGGAAATTCTTGACTTAAAATAACTCTTTATTCCAGGAACCCGATGACCCCACGGGCCCACTCTTGGACAGAGATGAATTCAGTCTGTAGAGAAGAAATTTACccattttgctgtgtgtgtgtgtgtgtgtgtgtgtgtgggtgtatgtgtttgtttgtgtatgcgtgtgtgtgtgtgtgtgtattagtgttaa is a genomic window containing:
- the si:dkey-30c15.13 gene encoding transmembrane protein 253 isoform X1, translating into MRSETVTKNLHVDLQLTDTKMSQNMFQEGLYQVFFKEQPRPKPRTRSLLTSSNQTEVKEIRLARWFGAIVNVRLLITGVVQLLGAVACILSTISLSCLSFNCSITMTTPLWASLFYIFCGCLAIEMQRKPTKIKAMILMGLTVLCFLLGLVALLTFTLKHTKPATVQQRAGLYVLKGSSILFMLLCLLASLYTFLVTWRGLQRYSASYRQDYTSVLQEPDDPTGPLLDRDEFSL
- the si:dkey-30c15.13 gene encoding uncharacterized protein si:dkey-30c15.13 isoform X2 is translated as MRSETVTKNLHVDLQLTDTKMSQNMFQEGLYQVFFKEQPRPKPRTRSLLTSSNQTEVKEIRLARWFGAIVNVRLLITGVVQLLGAVACILSTISLSCLSFNCSITMTTPLWASLFRAGLYVLKGSSILFMLLCLLASLYTFLVTWRGLQRYSASYRQDYTSVLQEPDDPTGPLLDRDEFSL